The following are encoded together in the Pseudomonas maumuensis genome:
- a CDS encoding type II secretion system F family protein, translating to MPPSTRLYAWEGIDASGARQHGQQPGRSPAFVQAWLQRQGIRATRVRLAGGLQWRWPQRAGKADAPGFSRQLATLLTAGVPLLQAFEVMARSTVNSAMAALLARLQQDVAAGLGLADALQRHPAWFDALYCNLVRVGEQSGTLDRQLEQMATMLEKRQALRQKVRKAMLYPALLLLTGLGVAALLLLEVVPRFQGLFASFDKALPAFTQWVIDLSTGLGNHVGWLVLLITALGFGMRALYQRHLPARLWILRGVLRVPVVGTLLGQAALARFARSLATSYAAGVALLDALATVAPVSGNSLHERAILKLRQDVAGGMGLQQAMEADALFPPLLRQLVAVGEASGTLDRMLDKAALHYEEQVSQALEQLTTLLEPAIVLILGLLVGGLVVAMYLPIFQLGSLI from the coding sequence ATGCCACCGTCTACCCGCCTCTACGCCTGGGAGGGCATCGATGCCTCCGGCGCTCGTCAACACGGCCAGCAACCGGGGCGCAGCCCGGCGTTCGTGCAGGCCTGGCTGCAACGCCAGGGCATCCGGGCCACGCGGGTGAGGTTGGCGGGTGGGTTGCAGTGGCGCTGGCCGCAGCGGGCGGGCAAGGCGGATGCGCCGGGGTTCAGCCGCCAGCTGGCGACCTTGCTCACGGCGGGGGTGCCGCTGTTGCAGGCGTTCGAGGTAATGGCGCGCAGCACGGTGAACAGCGCCATGGCGGCGTTACTGGCGCGGTTGCAACAGGATGTGGCGGCGGGGTTGGGTTTGGCGGATGCCTTGCAGCGTCATCCGGCGTGGTTCGATGCGCTGTACTGCAACCTGGTGCGGGTAGGCGAGCAGTCGGGCACGCTGGACCGGCAGTTGGAGCAGATGGCGACCATGCTGGAGAAACGCCAGGCGCTGCGGCAGAAGGTGCGCAAGGCGATGCTGTATCCGGCGCTGTTGCTGCTGACGGGGTTGGGGGTGGCGGCGTTGTTGCTGCTGGAGGTGGTGCCGCGGTTCCAGGGGTTGTTCGCCAGTTTCGACAAGGCGCTGCCGGCGTTCACCCAGTGGGTGATCGATTTATCCACAGGGCTGGGCAATCACGTCGGGTGGTTGGTGCTATTGATAACAGCGCTGGGATTTGGCATGCGGGCGTTGTACCAACGGCATCTGCCGGCGCGCCTGTGGATATTGCGCGGGGTGTTGCGGGTGCCGGTGGTGGGCACCTTGCTCGGGCAGGCGGCGTTGGCGCGCTTTGCCCGCAGCCTGGCGACCTCTTATGCCGCCGGAGTGGCGTTGCTGGATGCGCTGGCCACGGTGGCGCCGGTGAGTGGGAACAGCCTGCACGAGCGGGCGATCCTCAAGTTGCGCCAGGACGTGGCCGGCGGCATGGGGCTGCAGCAGGCGATGGAGGCGGATGCGCTGTTCCCGCCGCTGTTGCGCCAGCTGGTGGCGGTGGGCGAAGCCAGCGGCACCCTCGACCGGATGCTGGACAAGGCCGCACTGCATTACGAAGAACAGGTGAGCCAGGCGCTGGAGCAGTTGACCACGCTGCTGGAGCCGGCCATCGTGCTGATCCTCGGGCTGCTGGTGGGGGGCCTCGTCGTGGCGATGTACTTGCCGATCTTCCAGTTGGGTAGCCTGATCTGA
- the coaE gene encoding dephospho-CoA kinase (Dephospho-CoA kinase (CoaE) performs the final step in coenzyme A biosynthesis.), which translates to MSTAPFTPWILGLTGGIGSGKSAAAERFVELGVHLVDADQAARWVVEPGRPALASIVERFGAGVLQADGQLDRGALRQLIFADPSQRQWLEQLLHPLIGQEIFSYLAKAETPYAVYVSPLLIESGQHQKTQRILVIDAPTELQVQRTLARDNTSAEQVQAILKAQLAREERLRHADDVVVNDRDLQSLHDEIDRLHHFYLTLRGGQP; encoded by the coding sequence ATGAGCACAGCGCCCTTCACACCCTGGATTCTTGGCCTCACTGGCGGCATCGGTAGCGGCAAGAGCGCCGCCGCCGAGCGTTTCGTCGAACTGGGCGTACACCTGGTCGATGCCGACCAGGCCGCGCGCTGGGTCGTCGAGCCGGGGCGCCCTGCCCTGGCCAGCATCGTCGAGCGCTTTGGCGCCGGCGTGCTGCAGGCGGACGGCCAGCTCGACCGTGGCGCCCTGCGCCAGCTGATCTTCGCCGACCCGAGCCAACGGCAATGGCTGGAACAACTGCTGCACCCGCTGATCGGCCAGGAGATCTTCAGCTACCTGGCCAAGGCCGAGACGCCCTATGCGGTGTACGTTTCGCCGCTGTTGATCGAGTCGGGGCAGCACCAGAAGACCCAGCGCATCCTGGTGATCGACGCGCCGACCGAGTTGCAGGTGCAACGCACCTTGGCCCGCGACAACACCAGCGCGGAACAGGTGCAGGCGATTCTCAAGGCCCAACTGGCCCGGGAAGAGCGCCTGCGCCATGCCGATGACGTGGTGGTCAATGATCGTGACCTGCAATCGCTGCACGACGAGATCGACCGCCTGCACCACTTTTACCTGACTTTACGAGGAGGCCAGCCATGA
- the yacG gene encoding DNA gyrase inhibitor YacG, producing MSQPMTVDCPTCGAPVEWGEQSPFRPFCSDRCKLIDLGAWAAEEHKIAGAQESEDELYSGDLEPRH from the coding sequence ATGAGCCAGCCGATGACCGTTGATTGCCCGACCTGCGGGGCGCCCGTGGAATGGGGCGAGCAGAGCCCGTTCCGGCCATTCTGCTCGGACCGCTGCAAGTTGATCGACCTGGGTGCCTGGGCGGCCGAGGAGCACAAGATCGCCGGGGCGCAGGAGTCCGAGGACGAGTTGTATTCGGGGGATCTGGAGCCACGGCACTAA
- a CDS encoding prepilin peptidase, whose amino-acid sequence MNAWTVIVDHPPFFYTLAAVLGLLVGSFLNVLAYRLPIMLERQWQREAQEVLGLPQAEHERFDLCLPASRCPHCQRQIRAWENIPVLSYLALRGRCAGCKARLSLRYPLVELGSALLSLLVAWHFGPGVEALGVMLLTWGLIALSLIDADHQLLPDVLVLPLLWLGLIVNAFGLLVPLSDALWGAVAGYLSLWSVYWVFKLITGKEGMGFGDFKLLAMLGAWGGWQILPLTLMLASLVGALIGLTLVRFKRTQMGAALPFGPYLAIAGWIALLWGDEIVASYLQLLGT is encoded by the coding sequence ATGAATGCCTGGACCGTAATCGTCGATCATCCGCCGTTCTTCTATACCTTGGCCGCGGTGCTGGGGTTGCTGGTGGGCAGTTTTCTCAATGTGCTGGCGTACCGCCTGCCGATCATGCTCGAGCGCCAATGGCAGCGGGAGGCGCAGGAGGTGCTGGGGCTGCCGCAGGCCGAGCATGAGCGCTTCGACCTGTGCCTGCCGGCTTCGCGCTGCCCGCACTGCCAGCGCCAGATCCGTGCGTGGGAAAACATTCCAGTGCTGAGTTACCTGGCCCTGCGCGGGCGGTGCGCGGGATGCAAGGCGCGGCTCAGCCTGCGTTATCCCCTGGTGGAGCTGGGCAGCGCCCTGCTCTCGCTGTTGGTGGCCTGGCATTTCGGGCCGGGTGTCGAGGCGCTGGGGGTAATGCTGCTGACCTGGGGGCTGATCGCCTTGAGCCTGATCGATGCCGATCACCAGTTGCTGCCGGATGTGCTGGTGCTGCCGCTGTTGTGGCTGGGGTTGATCGTCAACGCCTTCGGGCTGCTCGTGCCGCTGAGCGATGCGCTGTGGGGCGCGGTCGCGGGTTACCTGAGTTTGTGGTCGGTGTACTGGGTCTTCAAGCTGATCACCGGCAAGGAGGGCATGGGCTTCGGCGACTTCAAGCTGCTGGCCATGCTCGGTGCCTGGGGCGGTTGGCAGATCCTGCCGCTGACCTTGATGCTGGCGTCCTTGGTGGGGGCGCTGATCGGGCTGACGCTGGTGCGTTTCAAGCGCACGCAAATGGGCGCGGCATTGCCTTTCGGGCCTTATCTGGCCATTGCGGGGTGGATCGCATTGCTCTGGGGTGATGAAATAGTCGCCTCATACCTGCAACTGCTTGGAACCTGA